One window from the genome of Thiomonas sp. X19 encodes:
- a CDS encoding CzcE family metal-binding protein, producing the protein MNKFSALLAIAGFATAVSAQAAIPTRLFGTPVPDSVASRVVAITPSTDSINAQWGRSIEFKDHGKSFAYEFDGPRADARVNLERVAPAGMINHPVYAYVGGFPVN; encoded by the coding sequence GTGAACAAATTCTCAGCCCTTCTCGCCATTGCCGGCTTCGCCACTGCCGTCAGCGCCCAAGCCGCCATACCCACCCGGCTATTTGGCACCCCGGTGCCCGATTCCGTAGCCAGCCGCGTCGTCGCGATCACCCCGAGCACCGACTCCATCAACGCGCAATGGGGCCGCAGCATCGAGTTCAAGGACCACGGCAAAAGCTTCGCCTACGAGTTCGACGGCCCGCGCGCCGACGCCCGCGTCAATCTCGAACGCGTGGCCCCTGCCGGCATGATCAACCATCCCGTGTATGCCTACGTGGGAGGCTTCCCGGTCAATTAA
- a CDS encoding putative toxin-antitoxin system toxin component, PIN family, translating into MKMPPRWVVDTNVLISALLWQGTPSKVFELAGDGGIQLLTSRVLLDELAATLAKPKLARFVEATGLSAADMLRNYRRLASTIAVKPLAQAVSRDRDDDAVLACALAAHAAIIVTGDDDLLILGNFMKIPIQFPPHARGGLGWGMVRTVTEVGNIHHRCATSLGGAGPAPTSAGMAPWRIRSAWR; encoded by the coding sequence ATGAAGATGCCACCCCGGTGGGTCGTCGATACGAATGTGCTGATCTCGGCCCTGCTGTGGCAGGGGACTCCCAGCAAGGTTTTCGAGCTTGCCGGGGATGGTGGCATCCAGCTACTGACCAGCCGCGTCCTGCTTGATGAACTGGCGGCCACACTGGCCAAGCCCAAGCTGGCCCGCTTCGTTGAAGCGACTGGCCTGAGTGCTGCGGACATGCTGCGCAACTACCGCCGCCTTGCCTCCACAATCGCCGTCAAACCACTCGCGCAAGCTGTTTCACGCGATCGCGATGACGATGCCGTATTGGCCTGCGCGCTGGCTGCGCATGCGGCAATCATCGTCACAGGTGACGATGATCTGTTGATTCTGGGCAACTTCATGAAAATCCCGATCCAGTTCCCTCCCCATGCAAGGGGAGGATTGGGGTGGGGAATGGTTCGGACGGTCACGGAAGTTGGAAACATCCATCACCGTTGCGCCACATCGCTCGGCGGGGCAGGGCCGGCGCCTACGTCGGCCGGAATGGCACCTTGGCGGATCCGGTCCGCATGGCGATGA